A DNA window from Sporosarcina sp. ANT_H38 contains the following coding sequences:
- a CDS encoding sporulation histidine kinase inhibitor Sda has translation MSKLSDDLLIESYFKAKNINLCPDFIQLLEAEIRRRSLHYTAQLPS, from the coding sequence ATGAGCAAACTATCGGACGACTTGTTGATTGAATCTTATTTCAAAGCAAAAAACATCAATCTTTGCCCTGACTTTATTCAGTTATTAGAAGCGGAAATTCGTAGGCGCTCTTTACACTATACAGCTCAATTGCCTTCTTGA
- a CDS encoding S41 family peptidase, translating to MRINLKLYMFLVAMLFVFLPQVTSASAEPLDEVRQLIRDYYVDEVPESVLSKGSVKEITQYLDPHSVYMSAKEYQGFVDGIEQRIVGIGVVLEEDLKGIKVISVIPSGPADRAEIQSGDLITHVNGKSIVGKSIQTAISLISGEEKTMVTLTIKRIGQAAPFTKKLTREEIMLPNVEYEMLGGNIAYIRLNSFALESTKEMDKAIRSLSGADGWIVDLRDNGGGYITAAQDIAGFFPGVGNAFQLREKNSKPKTYPSTFQSSKFNGLTHVLINEYSASASEMVSATVKEQKAATLYGQTSYGKGTMQAMYGFDDGSVLKMTTARFYSPGGEPVDQVGVKPNVLTKVGKELEGSHRDQLLMKLKGYKKLPELVNVPITKKFTVEMNTKMNWKNIDKAAVQLIQLGEQETEAVIEVVNDKTITIVPKNPLMAGSRYILVIHPYYKNVQNKPMKQGIYVEVSVK from the coding sequence GTGAGGATAAACCTGAAATTATATATGTTTTTAGTAGCTATGCTATTTGTATTTCTTCCGCAGGTAACATCTGCTTCAGCGGAACCGCTTGATGAGGTCCGTCAATTGATTCGGGACTATTATGTCGATGAGGTGCCGGAATCGGTGCTGTCGAAGGGGTCAGTTAAGGAAATCACGCAATATCTGGATCCCCATTCTGTCTATATGAGCGCGAAGGAGTACCAAGGATTCGTGGATGGAATAGAGCAGAGGATTGTTGGTATCGGTGTTGTACTTGAAGAGGATTTGAAAGGCATAAAAGTCATTTCAGTTATTCCGAGTGGACCTGCAGATCGCGCGGAAATACAGTCGGGCGATTTGATAACGCATGTAAATGGAAAAAGTATCGTAGGGAAGTCGATTCAGACAGCAATATCGTTAATTAGTGGAGAAGAAAAAACGATGGTCACGTTAACGATTAAACGGATTGGTCAAGCGGCTCCCTTTACGAAAAAACTGACGCGGGAAGAGATTATGCTACCGAACGTTGAATATGAAATGCTTGGTGGCAATATCGCATACATTCGCCTGAATAGCTTTGCGTTGGAATCCACGAAAGAAATGGACAAAGCAATTCGATCATTAAGTGGAGCAGATGGGTGGATTGTTGATTTGCGAGATAACGGTGGCGGTTACATAACAGCTGCACAGGACATTGCAGGATTCTTTCCGGGTGTTGGAAATGCGTTTCAATTACGGGAAAAGAATAGTAAACCGAAGACTTATCCCTCAACTTTTCAATCGAGTAAATTCAATGGACTGACGCATGTTTTGATAAATGAATACAGTGCGAGTGCTTCGGAAATGGTCTCTGCAACAGTGAAGGAGCAGAAAGCGGCTACTTTATATGGTCAAACGAGCTACGGTAAAGGCACGATGCAAGCGATGTACGGATTTGATGACGGCAGTGTGTTGAAGATGACGACTGCAAGATTTTATTCACCAGGTGGTGAACCTGTAGATCAGGTAGGCGTTAAGCCGAATGTCCTAACCAAAGTAGGGAAGGAACTCGAGGGCTCCCATCGTGATCAGTTACTTATGAAGTTGAAGGGATATAAAAAGCTTCCTGAACTTGTGAATGTCCCCATTACCAAAAAGTTTACGGTTGAAATGAACACGAAAATGAATTGGAAAAATATCGATAAAGCAGCGGTTCAGCTCATTCAATTGGGAGAACAAGAGACTGAGGCTGTTATAGAAGTTGTGAATGATAAAACAATTACGATCGTTCCCAAAAATCCTTTGATGGCGGGAAGTAGATATATACTCGTTATTCATCCATATTATAAAAACGTGCAAAATAAACCGATGAAACAGGGCATTTACGTGGAAGTGTCGGTCAAATAG
- a CDS encoding Na+/H+ antiporter NhaC family protein yields the protein MTKLKVKKGNPFALFPLLVFVLLFIGTGIFTKDFSNMPLNVAILIAATIALMMNRKETLSSKVETFTRGAGHPNIILMAIIFILAGAFSAVASGMGAVESTVNLGLSLLPTNLLMVGLFIIGCFISISMGTSMGTVVALAPIGIGIASQTGIPLPLAMATVIGGAMFGDNLSMISDTTIAAVRTQNVKMKDKFKVNFLIVLPGAIITALILGVITQGNTATMSGDYQYNLLKILPYIAVFVAALLGAHVLVVLVGGTIFAGIIGMIDGSYSFGVFLQTVAKGIISMEDLAIIAILIGGVVEIIKHNGGIDYLLYVIMGKIKSKKGAEFGIAGLVSMTNIATANNTISIIIAGPLAKSIADEYDIDPRKSASLLDMFASSWQGILPYGAQMLAAAGLAAISPVSIIPYSFYPVLIGICGAVAILIGYPKFRQKDHEVKTDVTSTVEKN from the coding sequence ATGACGAAACTTAAAGTGAAAAAGGGAAATCCCTTTGCGCTTTTCCCATTACTTGTTTTTGTGTTGCTATTTATCGGCACGGGAATTTTTACAAAAGACTTTTCAAATATGCCATTGAATGTAGCGATACTAATTGCAGCGACTATCGCTTTGATGATGAATAGAAAAGAAACGTTGTCCAGTAAAGTGGAGACTTTTACAAGAGGCGCAGGCCATCCGAATATTATATTAATGGCTATCATCTTTATTTTAGCGGGCGCGTTTTCGGCAGTTGCTAGTGGAATGGGGGCAGTTGAATCTACTGTTAACCTTGGCTTATCGCTATTACCTACGAATTTGTTAATGGTTGGTCTGTTCATTATCGGTTGCTTTATTTCAATTTCGATGGGAACGTCAATGGGGACGGTTGTTGCATTGGCACCAATTGGTATTGGGATTGCGAGTCAAACGGGTATCCCACTGCCATTGGCGATGGCTACTGTAATCGGTGGTGCTATGTTTGGTGATAACTTGTCGATGATTTCAGACACGACAATTGCGGCGGTTAGGACACAAAATGTAAAAATGAAAGACAAGTTTAAAGTGAATTTTTTAATTGTATTGCCCGGAGCAATCATTACAGCGCTAATTCTTGGCGTAATCACACAAGGGAACACAGCAACTATGAGTGGAGACTATCAGTATAATTTATTGAAAATACTCCCTTATATCGCTGTTTTTGTGGCGGCGCTATTAGGAGCACATGTGCTGGTCGTATTGGTGGGTGGAACAATTTTTGCAGGAATTATCGGGATGATTGATGGATCCTACAGTTTCGGTGTTTTTTTACAAACAGTTGCTAAAGGAATCATTAGTATGGAGGATTTAGCAATTATTGCGATCTTAATCGGTGGCGTCGTTGAGATTATCAAACATAACGGCGGTATTGATTATCTGTTATATGTCATTATGGGCAAAATTAAATCGAAAAAAGGGGCTGAGTTTGGGATTGCTGGTTTAGTCAGTATGACCAATATCGCCACTGCGAATAATACAATTTCAATTATCATTGCAGGTCCTTTAGCAAAAAGTATCGCTGATGAATATGATATTGACCCAAGAAAGTCAGCTAGTTTGCTTGATATGTTCGCAAGTAGTTGGCAGGGGATTTTGCCTTATGGGGCTCAAATGCTTGCAGCCGCTGGACTAGCTGCTATTTCACCAGTTAGTATTATTCCTTACTCGTTTTATCCGGTTTTAATCGGGATTTGTGGAGCTGTTGCTATTTTAATCGGTTACCCGAAATTTCGACAGAAAGATCACGAAGTAAAAACAGATGTGACTTCGACAGTTGAGAAGAATTAA
- a CDS encoding S-ribosylhomocysteine lyase: MAVVESFLLDHTKVKAPYVRLAGTEQHETGSTLQKYDLRFLQPNQDAMPTSAVHTLEHLLATYLRDELKGIVDVSPMGCRTGFYMIIWNEHEPKEVAAALTTVLEKVVTTEHIPAVSALECGNYRDHSLFAAQEYAKLVLAGGLSDDPFRA, translated from the coding sequence ATGGCAGTGGTGGAAAGTTTTTTATTGGATCACACGAAAGTAAAAGCCCCTTATGTACGTTTAGCTGGAACGGAACAACACGAGACAGGAAGCACTCTTCAAAAATACGACTTACGATTTTTGCAACCTAACCAAGACGCAATGCCAACTTCAGCTGTTCATACGCTAGAACATTTGCTTGCTACCTATTTACGGGACGAACTAAAGGGGATCGTTGATGTCTCGCCGATGGGATGCAGAACAGGGTTTTACATGATCATTTGGAATGAGCACGAGCCTAAGGAAGTCGCTGCTGCCTTAACAACAGTTCTCGAGAAGGTAGTAACAACTGAACACATTCCCGCCGTTTCTGCACTCGAATGTGGCAATTATAGAGACCATTCACTGTTCGCAGCGCAAGAGTATGCAAAGTTGGTCCTTGCAGGGGGATTAAGTGATGACCCATTCCGCGCTTAA
- a CDS encoding NADP-dependent oxidoreductase produces the protein MTQGKQQEIHLANRPKGMPSKEDFNFVESSVPSPNENEILVRTLYLSVDPYMRGRMQDTKSYIAPFELNKVIVGGVVAEVVESRSNAFKQGDVVVGNLSWAEYTVASEREIRKVDPKMAPVSTHLGILGMTGLTAYFGLLDIGKPQEGETVVVSGAAGAVGSVVGQIAKIKGAKVVGIAGSDEKIDYLLNELGFDAAVNYKKDNFQEDLKNALPDGVDVYFDNVGGDVSDAVFKLLNRNARIPLCGAISSYNAEGKDSGPRIQSAMIKTSTLMKGFTLGDYAANFSVGATELSTWLQQGKLKYEETIVEGFENTPEAFLGLFKGTNLGKQLVKVADPEYAEL, from the coding sequence ATGACACAGGGTAAACAACAAGAAATTCACTTGGCTAATCGTCCAAAAGGAATGCCTTCGAAAGAAGATTTTAATTTTGTGGAGAGTTCAGTTCCCTCCCCAAATGAGAATGAAATTTTAGTACGGACACTTTATTTATCCGTTGACCCTTACATGCGCGGAAGAATGCAAGATACCAAGTCCTATATTGCTCCATTTGAATTAAATAAGGTCATCGTTGGAGGAGTCGTAGCCGAAGTAGTTGAATCCCGGTCAAACGCCTTCAAACAAGGTGACGTGGTAGTTGGAAACCTTAGCTGGGCTGAATACACTGTAGCCAGTGAACGAGAAATCCGAAAAGTCGATCCGAAAATGGCTCCTGTTTCTACCCATTTAGGGATTTTGGGCATGACGGGCTTAACAGCCTATTTTGGATTGCTTGATATCGGAAAACCGCAAGAAGGTGAAACCGTCGTCGTTTCCGGTGCCGCCGGAGCAGTTGGCTCAGTAGTTGGACAAATCGCTAAAATTAAAGGTGCCAAAGTTGTAGGCATTGCCGGTTCAGATGAAAAAATTGACTACTTACTAAATGAGCTTGGCTTTGATGCAGCTGTTAATTATAAAAAAGATAATTTTCAAGAAGACCTTAAAAATGCCCTACCAGACGGAGTAGATGTGTATTTCGATAATGTTGGCGGCGACGTTTCAGATGCTGTTTTTAAATTATTAAATAGGAATGCCCGAATTCCATTATGCGGAGCAATTTCTTCCTATAATGCGGAAGGTAAAGATTCAGGCCCCCGCATCCAGTCAGCTATGATCAAAACAAGCACACTTATGAAAGGCTTCACACTCGGAGATTACGCTGCTAATTTCAGTGTTGGAGCTACTGAATTAAGTACATGGCTACAACAAGGTAAGCTGAAATACGAGGAGACAATTGTTGAAGGCTTTGAAAATACACCAGAAGCATTTCTCGGTTTATTCAAAGGAACGAACCTTGGTAAGCAGCTTGTAAAAGTTGCTGATCCTGAATATGCGGAACTTTAA
- a CDS encoding acyltransferase family protein → MNTKRLSWVDVTKGFLMILVVIGHYPGQLDFPLAKYIYWFHMPAFFILSGLFFKPVVEKGQMTLSIYKRFMQLIVPYLFFLVSITLIRYGIEIGSGNRDLSWYANDLWTLAIGGRFARGAYGVFWFVTTLFFTYLFFLWMTKYFSRTKQIAILAIFYIIAHIESLFAMRVIGGAPDTASQSIPMIWNIDVALMTVVYFALGYYMKAIWMNITKRWLIAGLFGCVMAVLLDSFNIIDYHLSMKFLRYEHFILDLFIPLSFTLVLIGVFQLITSRMSLKWLQKIEKHSLTIMYLHIFTDILLNDYFTYGIIGFTAFGLIIPVVASILIQKLMPHGKLFLGGFSPKKTKSTANPATIP, encoded by the coding sequence ATGAATACAAAACGTTTATCCTGGGTGGATGTTACCAAAGGGTTTTTAATGATTCTTGTCGTCATAGGTCATTACCCAGGACAACTTGATTTTCCACTTGCCAAGTATATTTATTGGTTTCACATGCCAGCCTTTTTCATTTTAAGTGGTTTGTTCTTTAAGCCAGTTGTAGAAAAAGGACAAATGACACTTTCCATTTACAAACGCTTTATGCAATTGATTGTTCCCTATTTATTTTTCCTAGTAAGCATAACGCTCATTCGTTATGGGATAGAAATTGGTTCAGGCAATAGGGATTTATCGTGGTATGCAAATGATCTATGGACTCTTGCTATCGGAGGGCGTTTTGCACGTGGTGCGTACGGTGTGTTCTGGTTTGTAACGACGTTATTCTTTACCTACTTGTTCTTCTTATGGATGACAAAATACTTTAGTCGCACGAAACAAATCGCTATTTTAGCTATCTTTTATATAATTGCCCATATTGAAAGTTTGTTTGCAATGCGCGTAATTGGAGGTGCGCCCGATACAGCCTCGCAATCGATTCCAATGATTTGGAACATCGATGTTGCTCTTATGACAGTCGTCTATTTTGCACTTGGTTATTATATGAAGGCCATTTGGATGAACATTACGAAACGATGGTTAATTGCGGGATTGTTTGGCTGTGTAATGGCGGTTTTACTTGATAGCTTTAATATAATTGACTATCATTTAAGCATGAAATTTTTACGTTATGAACACTTTATTTTAGATTTGTTCATTCCACTGTCATTTACGCTTGTTTTGATTGGTGTATTTCAACTCATCACCTCTCGAATGTCACTCAAATGGCTGCAAAAAATCGAAAAACATTCACTAACCATTATGTACTTGCACATCTTTACAGACATTCTACTAAATGATTATTTCACGTATGGCATTATTGGATTCACAGCTTTCGGTTTAATCATTCCAGTCGTTGCTTCCATTCTCATTCAAAAATTGATGCCACACGGAAAATTATTCCTCGGCGGATTCTCACCAAAAAAAACAAAATCCACTGCGAATCCAGCAACAATCCCATAA
- a CDS encoding alpha/beta fold hydrolase — MLHYEAHILSPQHEWVVFLHGLGGNSNIWYKQVKEFKKHFNLLFIDLRDHGGSVDYEPEVLTYTPEVLSKDVVTVLDFLAIKKAHFAGISLGSVVLHAMHIYAPSRIKSMILGGAIIRLTSVAKVILRTGNLVKNAVPYMWLYKTFAMILMPKAHHKKSRDVFIQEAKKIRQKGFIKWYRFAAKVCTIYPRIDSEKHEIPKMYIMGDQDYMFLGPVKEDTVKDKYASLHIIEQCGHVCNIEKHNEFNQIAIQFFKEQIQEEQKLLADSKLVHSA, encoded by the coding sequence TTGTTACATTATGAAGCGCATATTTTAAGTCCACAACATGAATGGGTTGTATTCCTTCATGGATTGGGCGGAAATTCAAATATATGGTATAAACAAGTGAAAGAGTTTAAAAAGCATTTCAATCTTCTCTTCATTGACTTAAGAGATCACGGTGGTTCTGTAGATTATGAACCTGAAGTGCTGACATACACACCTGAAGTTTTATCCAAAGACGTTGTTACGGTGCTGGACTTTTTAGCTATTAAAAAGGCTCATTTTGCAGGGATCAGTTTGGGTTCAGTCGTATTACATGCGATGCATATTTACGCTCCGAGCAGGATTAAAAGCATGATTTTAGGCGGGGCGATTATCCGGTTAACTAGTGTTGCAAAAGTGATTCTGAGAACTGGAAATTTGGTTAAAAATGCAGTCCCATATATGTGGCTCTATAAAACATTTGCAATGATTCTTATGCCTAAAGCACACCATAAGAAATCAAGAGACGTTTTCATCCAAGAAGCAAAGAAAATCCGTCAAAAAGGGTTTATTAAATGGTATAGATTCGCAGCTAAGGTTTGTACTATTTATCCACGAATAGACAGTGAAAAACATGAAATCCCTAAAATGTACATCATGGGCGATCAAGACTATATGTTTCTTGGTCCTGTCAAAGAAGATACTGTGAAGGATAAATATGCTTCTTTGCATATCATTGAGCAATGCGGCCATGTGTGTAACATAGAGAAGCATAACGAGTTCAATCAAATTGCTATACAGTTTTTCAAAGAACAGATTCAAGAAGAGCAGAAATTACTAGCGGATAGTAAGCTTGTTCATAGCGCATAA